A single region of the Tachyglossus aculeatus isolate mTacAcu1 chromosome X1, mTacAcu1.pri, whole genome shotgun sequence genome encodes:
- the LMOD3 gene encoding leiomodin-3, protein MSEHNQNSDQEEDFGEDIDEDEILANLSPEELRELQSEMEVMAPDPHLPVGMIQKDQTEKSPTGNFDHRSLVDYMYWQKASRRMLEDERVPVTLLPSEKNRAEKAQELGMGSRNVQQIETAKFNKERVNNIDTNTKGDQNTNDDDDDDDDDDEDEEDDDDEDDEEEEEEEEEEEEEPEEHGEKRVKEQNTGETSNSEQIPNKAASDSKEKSENPEKSEKKISKLDPKKLALDTSFMKISARPSGNQTNLDESLRNVRKNDPDMKELNLNNIENIPKEMLLDFVNAMKKNKHIKTFSLANVGADENTAFALANMLRENRSITTLNIESNFITGKGIVAIMRCLQYNETLTELRFHNQRHMLGHHAEMEISRLLKANSTLLKLGYHFELPGPRMVVTNLLTRNLDKQRQKRQEEQKQHQLREQKELIAMLENGLGLPPGMWEMLGGPMPDSRMRELLKSPKPPISHTTPFSQKHEMTRSSPQSEQKYNVEPGSFKVVKLKRIQRKSRMPEFREPPEKTNLKDVIKTLKPVPRSRPPPLVEITPRDQLLNDIRHSNVAYLKPVQVPKELE, encoded by the exons ATGTCTGAGCACAACCAAAATTCTGATCAAGAGGAAGATTTTGGGGAAGACATTGATGAAGATGAAATCTTAGCAAATTTGTCCCCTGAAGAACTTAGGGAACTGCAATCAGAAATGGAAGTCATGGCTCCAGATCCTCACCTGCCAGTGGGAATGATTCAGAAGGATCAAACCGAGAAATCTCCAACCGGAAACTTTGATCACCGATCTCTTGTTGATTACATGTATTGGCAGAAGGCATCAAGACGCATGCTGGAAGATGAAAGAGTTCCTGTCACCCTTTTGCCATCTGAG AAAAACCGTGCAGAAAAAGCTCAAGAATTAGGAATGGGTAGTAGAAATGTGCAGCAGATTGAAACAGCAAAATTCAATAAAGAAAGAGTAAATAACATAGATACAAACACCAAAGGTGACCAGaacacaaatgatgatgatgatgatgatgatgatgatgatgaagatgaagaggacgatgatgatgaggatgatgaagaggaggaagaggaggaggaagaggaggaagaagaacccGAAGAACATGGAGAAAAGAGAGTAAAGGAGCAAAACACGGGTGAAACCAGCAACAGTGAACAGATACCAAATAAAGCGGCCTCAGATTCAAAGGAAAAGTCAGAGAACCCTGAAAAAAGTGagaaaaaaatatcaaaattaGATCCCAAAAAGTTAGCCTTGGATACTAGCTTTATGAAAATCAGTGCTAGGCCTTCGGGAAATCAAACCAATTTAGATGAAAGCTTAAGGAATGTtcgaaaaaatgatccagacatgaAGGAACTCAATTTGAACAATATTGAAAACATCCCCAAAGAAATGCTGTTGGACTTTGTCAATGCAATGAAGAAAAACAAACACATAAAAACATTTAGCTTAGCTAATGTGGGAGCAGATGAAAACACAGCGTTTGCTCTGGCCAACATGTTACGTGAAAACAGGAGTATCACTACCCTCAATATTGAGTCCAATTTCATCACAGGTAAAGGAATTGTAGCCATCATGAGGTGTCTCCAATATAATGAGACACTCACAGAACTCCGTTTCCACAATCAGAGACACATGCTAGGCCATCATGCAGAAATGGAAATATCCAGACTTTTGAAAGCTAACAGTACACTGCTGAAGTTGGGCTACCATTTTGAGCTTCCAGGACCCAGAATGGTGGTAACTAATCTGCTCACTAGAAATCTCGACAAACAGAGACAGAAAAGGCAAGAGGAGCAGAAACAGCACCAACTCCGAGAACAGAAAGAATTAATCGCTATGTTAGAAAATGGTCTGGGGCTGCCTCCTGGTATGTGGGAGATGCTCGGAGGACCAATGCCAGACTCAAGGATGCGTGAATTACTGAAGTCTCCTAAACCTCCCATCTCCCATACAACACCTTTCAGCCAAAAACATGAAATGACTAGAAGTTCACCTCAATCTGAACAAAAATACAATGTTGAGCCTGGTTCCTTTAAAGTGGTCAAGCTCAAGAGAATCCAGCGCAAGTCTAGAATGCCAGAATTCAGAGAACCACCAGAAAAAACCAATCTCAAAGATGTGATCAAAACCCTCAAGCCTGTTCCAAGGAGCAGGCCACCTCCTCTAGTTGAAATCACCCCTAGAGACCAGTTATTGAATGACATTCGTCACAGCAATGTTGCATATCTTAAACCT